Part of the Triticum aestivum cultivar Chinese Spring chromosome 4D, IWGSC CS RefSeq v2.1, whole genome shotgun sequence genome is shown below.
TAGGTCGAAACACGCCATCGCATATGTGGGAATTGCCTGAGCCACAGCCTTTACATAAATCTCCTTCCCCGCCATAGACAAACAACGATCCATCCCTTCCTGCAACCTCCCGATAATTTTATCCTCCAGATAAGCAAAGCATTTCTTCTTCGATTTTCCAATATAGGTTGGCAATCCAAGATACTTTCCCCCACTAGTTTCACATCCAAGTTGTAGCTCCTGCATAATTAAATTTTTGAAACTCTGACTTGCGTTCGCACTGAACATGACTGAAGATTTATCCTGATTAATCATCTGGCCCGAGCACTCTTCATACATTTGTAAAATAGCATTGATTGTTTGAGCTCCATGTGTGGACGCCTCCACAACTAATAGCGAGTCATCCGCAAAAAGCAGATGATTAATTCTTGGAGCTGTTGGTGCAAGCTTTATTCCTTTGAGTTGATCCGCATCATTTGCTTTATTGAGCATAGCTGATAATCCTTCCGCGCACAGTAGGAAAAGATACGGGGAAATAGAATCCCCCTGCCTCAACCCTCGCCCCGGCACAACCACATCTGAGATATCTCCATTCACTCTGAACCGATACAAGACAGTCTTGACACACTTCATAGCTGCACAAACTCATCAATAAAACCCATCTTCTTCATAATGCCCTCAAGGAACGACCATTCCACCCGGTGCGTAAGCTTTACTCATATCAAGTTTGAGCGCCATGTACACATCTTTGCCTCTTCTCTTTCTCCTCATGAAATGGGTCATCTCGTAGGCAAGTATAGTGTTGTAAGAGATTAACCGACCTGGTACAAATGCACTCTGGTTTGCTGAGATGATTTCATCCAATATGTATTTGAGCCGGTTAGCAATAACCTTGGACACAAGTTTGTACACCACGTTACACAACAATTGTTTCATTCCATCCCTCCGGTATACTGCCGCCACGCAACACATGTAACATCTCCTGTGTCACAACATCACCCACCGTACTCCAAAACCTCTTATAGAATATAGCTGGCATACCATCCGCACCAGGGGCCTTGAGGTCTCCCATTTCATCTAGAGCTCGTTTCACCTCCTCTGCTGTGTACTCTCTTCTCAACAAGTCATTCATTTGAGATGTCACTTTTGGTTCAACTGCTTGTAACGCCTGGTTAAAATTGAGGTCTGCCATAGGGGCAAACAGATTAAAAAAAATGATTAGTAATAAGGGCCTTCAAACCATCCTCTCCTTTcacctccactccatcttccccaATGAGCTTTTCAATTCtgtttttttttttctttctggccGATGCATAGTTGTGGATTAACCGCAGTTTATGGATAGGAAGAAGAATTTTGATTCGAAGACGTGCTCCCTAGCCTCCGGCCTTCCCACCCGACCTCCCCTCTTTTCTGTTCGTCCCCCCTCCCCCTATCGCATCGTCTTTCTTCTCGCCTACTGGTTCCTTGCCTCCTCTGCCCCCATCCTTCTCTTCCCTCCGCCGCGTTCTCCCTTCCTCCTCTTACCCCGTATCCGCATCACGCGCCTCGCCGCCCTGTCGGTGCCTTACAAGCCGGTCCACCGTCAGAGGAGGAGGATTCGTGGAGGACAGGATGGAGGTGGGTGAGATGGACGACGTGCAGGCGGTGGGAGAGCAGGTCATCAGCAGCAGGGGCGGCTCCGTGCTCGGGAAGAAGACCATCCTCAAGAGTGACCACTTCCCCGGCTGCCAGAACAAGCGCCTCACCCCGCACATCGACGGCGCGCCCANNNNNNNNNNTGCTTTTTAGCGTTGTCATGCTTTCTTAGCTGTCTGTTTGTTACGTACGTATCTCAGCACAATGTAGGCTTTGAGTTTCAAACAGTGTTTTTGTGCTTTTGGGTGTTAACTGCTGTGCCTTCGTACAAAATGCATTTGTAAATGTACCTCTGAGTTTTGCAATAATCTAGCTTCCTTTTTGACGGGATTCTGTGAATTCAACGTGATGCCTAGGTTTTCAGCATCCTTCAAATCTATTCCATATGTCCGGTCTTGATGTTTTACAAAGGTGTCatgtcatctactccctccgttcctaaatatttgtctttctagagatttcaaatggtcaccacatacggatgtatatagacatattttagagtgtagattcactcattttgttccgtatgtagtcaccatttgaaacctctagaaagacaaatatttaggaacggagggagtactcattaTCACCGTTTTTTTTTCAGGCAGGATCACTGCGTGTTCACGGTGTTGCAATGCCGACAATGGAAGGAATTGTGAATGTGCTAAATCACATTGGGGCACAAAAGAAGGGAAAGCAAACCCGAGTTCTATGGCATAGTCTTCGGGAGGAACCAGTAAGATAGCTAATTACCATATTAGAGTCTTTGTGCAAAATATGCAAAACACAATGCTTATCACTTTGAAAACTATGGAAATTTACAATGAGCAAATAATGGATGCTCAGCTGACCAGAATATCAAGTTGCAACTCTCACTGAATAGATGCAAATAAATAGAGAGTGGCAGGGAAGTGGTCTTTCCACGAACATTAAACATGTTATCTAATGTCTATACATATGATAGAAGCTAATTTTCTGTTATATGTTTAATATCTATACAAAATCTATATGTTCCATTAATCATGTCTCTATAGAGGCCTTTGACTTCAATTTTTTGGTTTATCTGAGACACATGTCTAAACCATATGTACTTTTCAAAATTTGTTGTGGTTTTAGCAGCATTTTGCTTAAATTTGAAATTTCAGTGGAGTGTCTCTTGAACAGGTTATATTATATACCATGTATGCTCTAACTCATATGTTATGTCTTTTGTTATCACATCTAGTAATATGTGTTTTTCCACTAATATTACACAGGTTATCTATATCAATGGTCGCCCTTTTGTTCTACGAGATGCCGAAAGACCCTTCTCAAACCTTGAATATACGGTTTGCTTCGACACCTGACTTTGATAATTATTTTGCGTGCATTTTCTGATAATTTATGGTTTCCCAAATTTACTGTTATGTTACAATCTCATTAATGTCTTATATTGGAGATAGTTGTCCTGGTAAACTTCCACAGTGGAAGTTATGACACAAATGTCCTTATACCAATGCTATTGCTTTGTTTAAAGAGATTGTGACGTTTTGGTGCAGAGGTGTTAACTATAGCTTCTTAGGGATTCCTGTCGATTTGGGTATTTCCAGTTACATGTAGGCTATACAGTTGAGCCATCCCATCGAAGATACCTTGTTGATGTCCATATAGCTTCCATTTTATTTTCCTTCTAACTAATATTAATCCTTGACTTTTGCTAATATAATATAGGGAATCAACCGGGAGAGAGTCGAGCAGATGGAGTTTCGTTTGAAAGAAGATATTCTTCAGGAAGCTTCAAGGTACATTACTAGCAAGATAAACTACTTCCCTGTTTACTTCGAGCAGATTTTTATAATGCAATATTTGATGGTGCAGATATGGGAATAAGATCCTAGTTACTGATGAGCTGCCGAATGGTCAGATGGTGGACCAGTGGGAGTCAGTGATGTCTGATACAGTTAAGACTCCACTTGAGGTAACTCCATGGTTGATGATTTAGAACATGCCTCTTACCTCTCCTTGGTATTTTTGAGAAAACTTAATTCATCTGCAGGTCTATGAGGAGTTACAACATCAAGGATACCTTGTTGATTACGAGCGTGTTCCTATAACTGATGAAAAAGCTCCGAAGGAAGGGGATTTTGATAACCTGGTTAGTTTTATGTGCTGCCGTTAGGTTCTCCACCTAACTTCTCGTCCCAATGTCTGCACTATATTTGCTGTAAAATTGAACCTTCACTCGTCCAGGTTGCCTGTCTACCACGAGATCTGTGTGCTAGTCACACTATTTCTATATGCTTTAACTTTCAACTATTTTGACACAGTTAGTAGGAAACACATTTAGCAGGGATTGCATTCTCTGCAGACAATCAGCTATTGCAATAATAAAAATACTGAGATTGGAAAGTATGTTACATAGAATTAAATTTCCTTTGATGTGTCTAACAGGTACATCGAATCTCTCAAGTTGATATGGAGACTGAAATTGTATTTAATTGTCAAATGGGGAGGGGACGGACTACTACCGGCATGGTCATATCTACGTTGGTTTACCTAAATCGGATAGGAGCTTCAGGTGAGCACCGTTGTTACCAGTTTGTTATATAGAACTAGTCAAGAAATATAATGCTCCACGTGCACAATTATATGATTGTCAAGTGTTTTGAATTTTCACGAGATTATTTAGTATTTATATACTGATGGCAACTGAAAGCCTGCTTGATGCATACTTGTCTGACTATATGGTTATCACATTATGCGCTTATAGTTTACGCCTATACTTGGATTTTCAGATATTTAACGTGTGCGGTGCTTTCTGCTGCAGGTATCCCAAGGACAAGTTCAATTGGGAAGGTTTTCTATGCTGGAAATGATGTAGATGACTACAGTCCTAGCTCAGAAGAAGCAATTCTCAGAGGAGAATATGCTGTCATTAGGAGCTTAGTCCGAGTTCTGGAGGCAATAATCTGAATATGTTAAACTGTTCTCCTTTTAACTTAGTTTCTCTCAGTAGTGACTTTGTGTCTGATATTTATGCAGGGTGGTGTTGAAGGCAAAAGACAGGTGGACAAAGTTATTGACAAATGTGACTCTATGCAGGTATGCCGTTTTATGTCCTGATAACTCAATTCAAGCAACCTTATCAAATTGTTTCATGTTTGTGCTTGCTGTCCTTGTGAACAGAACCTGAGAGAAGCTATTGCAACCTACCGCAATAGCACTCTTCGGCAACCTGATGAGATGAAACGGGAGGCATCACTTTCCTTCTTTGTGGAGTACTTGGAACGTTATTACTTCCTCATATGTTTTGCTGTCTATGTACATTCGGTGAGCTCTGCTCACCAAGCAACATCTTCAGGAGTTAATTTTTCTGATTGGATGAGAGCAAGACCTGAACTGTACAGCATTCTTCGAAGGTGAGCCATGGTACTTTCGCATACGAATGCCAACAGTTCATAGCTTGTAAGAGTGTATCTGGCCCAAACTTTGTTTCCTTTGAGACACAAGACAAGTCTTAATTTTTTACCCTCCTTGTTGTTCCACTTCATTGAATAGTAGGCTGAATGTGGATATTCAAAGAACTGCTATCTGCTTACTTTAGTGCATTTTTTCTTTGTAATTGTTTTCTTTTGTAGTTTATTTGGAATGATTGCTAGGTTGCGCTGACATTTCTACTAGGCAGTCCCCATGTTCAAGACATTGGTGCTTGAGTGTCGAGTCATGTAGCAACTATGTCTCCTATCAAACAGTTAATGCCATGTCAGTTTACATGCATTTTTTCCTCAAGTTATTGTCTTGCTATAAGAATGAATGCCAATGGTTAATTGGCATCAATTAAGAATGAAGGCCAGACACTCAAGTTTAATAACTGAACACAGCTCCATCACCCTGCTATATTTAATGAGTTTTATGCAGCATTGCCATTTTGAATAAATACATAACTACAACTTGTTGAATTTTGGTAACCCAGTTTGTGATTTACATCAAGTGAAATttgttaggaaatatgcaactgATATTATTGAGAGGCCAAAGCCAGCAGGCCCACCAGCGGCCTAAGCAAGCCGATCTAGCACGGGCCTGGAGAATAGCACGCACGCCTGCCGATCTAACGATTTAGCAGGCACGCACACACAACATGGATCACGGGACCCTGACGCAGTCAACGCACGCAAGCCTGCGGTGGTGGAGCACGGAAACCGGCAGCCGGCGGCCAATCTTGGGCGGGAACCAGGCGCCGCGGACGACAGCCTGGGCGGGAACAGGTGGCCGGCGGCCAAATTTGGAGGAGAGCCGGCGGTCTCAGCGGCACACGATCTGGACGAAGCCTGCGGTGGAACCGGAAGCCGGCGGCTGATCTTGGGGGAACCGGGCGCCGCGGACGGCAGCCTGGGCGGGAACCGGTGCCAGCGGCCAAACTTCGACGAGAGCTGGCGATCTTTGAGCTGGGCGGCGCACGATCTGGACGTGCAGGGAAGCCGTGAAGAATCCACAGACCGGTAACTTGGGTCTGCTGGCGTTGACGAGACAGGAGCAGCAGCTGGTGGGGAGAGAAGGAGCGGATAGCCGGGAGAGGAGAGCACCGGCGTCCAACGGGGAAGGGAGGTGCAGCAGCGGCCGGTGAAGAAAACAATGGCGGCGCAAAATTGGATCGAGAGCACGAGTTGCGCGTGCGGGAAAAAACCctaagctctaataccatgttaggaaatatgcaactgATATTATTGAGAGGCCAAAGCCagcatatatacacatacatgaggATGCCAAAAGGCTACAAGAGGATGCCAAGAGACTAGAATGCAAAAGGTCAAAAGACATCGCTAATATAACTCTAACAAAATTAATAGGTACAGGTAAAAAGGTTAACATCTTGTACACCCTTCTGGCATTTCACAGATGCTTTGTTATATCCCCACCTTCCCACTCATTCTCGCAGCTTCTCCCGTGTAAGTCATATGATATCTTAAACACACTAATGTCTGCCAAACACCATATTGATCTAACTCGAGACATAAATCCTAGCAAGAATGTTAGAGGAAAAAACAAactagtatatactccctccgtcccataatgtaagatgttctTGTATCCACAAGGGTGACCATCAGACCACAGGCGCGATTTGTATTTTGCAGCTCAGTAATTCTTTAGGTCatgacatgtactccctctgtccgaaaaagcttgtcccaagcttgtccctcaaatggatgtatctagcactagatacatccatttgagggacaaggtttttcagacggagggagtatctgaaTAATTACCACAACTGTAATTTGCCATTCAAATTCTGTGCTTCTTTAGTCCATGGCCTATATTTGAAGAATTATCTTTATTGTCAGAATTAAATGGAACTATTTAGTTTCTTACCAGGGCTTGGAATTACTAAACGGTAACTGCTTGGTTAACTGGTTTCTCCAGTTTCCATGTAGATTACCTACCCCAGCCCACCACCAATCTGCCGCAATTGCATGCATGATTGGCGCCACATTCCTTGATGGTTATATTCTACTTATCAAAGTGTTAAAATAAAATGAAATGTGCTAATTCAATTCTGGTCCAGTTTTGTGCTAAAAAAAATGAACTGTTGGTTTTGTTGCAAAAACCGAAACGGGTCAGGTTCCAGCTTTCAGCATAAAATTGTAATCATAATTGTTCCAAATATCGGCTAGTTAATCGGCATCTCGGTCAGTTAGTCACTACTTGGTGGGTCATCGAATAGCTGATTAACTGATTTATCGGCCGATTAACTAATTTATCAGTGATTAACTGGAAAATTCGCCTATTTATCTCTACTGAGCACGCGACCAATATGGTACCagttaccgatatcctgaacactgGATCATATATCAATATGATCCATTATAACGTTACATTAGTGATCATCCCCAGCTCACTGATAATAAATTAATAATTTAGGGCCCGTAGCCGCTTCTGTAACATCTTTGCACTTCAGTTTAAGAGCATTTCAGAATTCCATAGGAGCATTCATTGCAGTTAGCCCTAGCTCACAATGCAACTTTTGTGTTTTGTTCACATGGGTCATTACTAATGTGACATAGAAGGAAGAACAAACAAGTCTATATTGCCATGATAAACTATCCGCATGCCGCCAATCTGTGTACTTTATCTCTCACTGTAAaacactagtcaatgtgtacgtgcaatgcacgttaatttagaagtatattaagtgcatgcggatattaagtaggatattatttgcatgttattatgtgattagcactatatttgacatgaaattaactgtacgctaaatgtgttgagcacttgacattgaagcactctaggtcgttggattgacatgatttgatggccgagattaattggatctgcccctttgggtctttttatattggtatagattagTAAGGACGCTTTCTGTTGCACAGTTAATACTCGAGAACACCATATTAAAAATACTATTTATAATAGTACCAGCAAAAAGTGTTTAATTTTCTGTTTATGGGTTCTTGTTGCATTATTTGACATAACCTGAAAGTCATTTCATATTTCAATATATTCAGGCTGCTGAGGAGAGATCCAATGGGCGCTCTGGGTTATTCAAGCTCAAAACCCACTCTTCCAAAAATTATTGAATCTGCTGATGGGCGCCCACATGAGATGGATGTTGTTGCTGCCATGAGGAATGGAGAAGTTCTTGGACGTCAAACTGTTTTAAAAAGTGATCACTGTCCAGGGTGTCACAATCTTAATTTGCCTGAAAGAGTTGAGGGTGCACCTAATTTCCGGGAAATTCCGGGGTTTTCAGTCTATGGTGTTGCAAATCCTACTGTTGATGGCATTCGGGCTGTTATTCAGCGAGTTAGTACAAGCAAGGGAAATCGGCCGATACTCTGGCATAATATGAGAGAAGAGCCCGTCATTTATATACATGGAAAGCCTTTTGTGCTACGAGAAGTAGAAAGACCGTACAAGAATATGCTGGAGTACACGGTATGTTCCATTTCCAGTTGCCTCTATGGATTTATGGCAGATAGTTGGTGCTATGATTTTTAGTGTTAGTATAAACAAAATAACTTCATATGACAATTTTATATGCAATTTCCATGCATTGCTTCTccaacttcattttctctctcTGAATAGTAACGTGCACTAACCGCACAAGTTATAGCACTTAACGTGATGATTAATTTGAATCCACAACTAAGTTACCTTTATTTCTGCATATGCTTTTGTACGAGTACTGAGGTTGAAGGTGCTGTCGGGTGTCCAAAGGCCTTGTGCTGATACTATTTGTCTGAAAAAAAATCTGCTCATTTATTCAGACCATTAAAATGTGAACTTGTCAATTATAATGTCTAAACATGTTCAGTACTTGAATAAACTACTTGTTGTGGCTTGTGGGGCTTGGTTCACATTGGGTTGATCAGCTCTCACATCTTGCATAGCCTTCTCTAGGCTGACCTGTCCCTCAAGACTCAGACTGTATCTCAGCATTCTAATCACACCTAAACTAATTATTAGTCTAGTATAGTAACATTTTCATTGAATGTGATATGTGATATGCTATCCTGTACTTTCCGTGAGGAACATTTAGTGGTCTAAATCAGATAAATGCACTGATATCAGGGGATCGGTCGTGATAGAGTTGAGCGTATGGAAGCTCGGTTGAAGGAGGATATTTTACGAGAAGCAGAACGGTATGATGGGGCAATAATGGTTATTCATGAAACCGACAATGGTGAGATCTTTGATGCATGGGAAAATGTCAATAATGAAGCTGTTCTGACTCCACTGGAGGTATACAAATGTTTGGACTCTGAAGGCCTTCCAATCAAATATGCACGAGTGCCCATTACCGATGGTAAGGCCCCCAAAAGTTCAGATTTTGATACGGTAGCCTTTAATGTCGCAGCTGCTTGCAAGGATGCTGCTCTTGTATTCAACTGCCAGGTACTACAACTTATCTCTTTTCTGGGCAAGAATTCTATACTTGTTGTTTGAGAAAAGTATTGGCTCTTCATATCATAGGCTTCAAAACCTTAGATTTTAACATTGTGGTCTTATAGATGGGCAGGGGCAGAACAACTACTGGCACTGTGATTGCTTGCCTGCTCAGACTTCGAATCAATCACGGCAGACCTATTGGAATGCCAGCCATCCAAAATAATCATGAAGATACAATTGATGCCGATTACTCAAGCGGAGAAGAAACAATGGACCACAATGGTCACTTGAATTCAGAATCATGGAAACCTCACACTTTGACAGAGCTACACCCTAGATTTGACATTAATGACATCCTTCTGTTGCGAAAGATTACAAGGCTATTTGACAATGGGATTGAGTGTAGACAGATTTTAGATACTGTTATTGACAAGTGTTCAGCTTTGCAGAACATCCGCCAAGCTGTTTTGCAATACACAAAGGTGATtagtcaacaaaatatggagccaAGAGTTAGGAGAGTCGCATTAAATCGTGGTGCTGAATATTTGGAGAGGTACCTGAAATTAATTGCATTCTCGGCATACCTCGGGAGTGAAGCATTTGATGGTTTCTGCGGGCAAGGAGAAACAAAGATCTCATTTAAAAATTGGCTGCAACAGCGTCCGGAGATCCAAACCATGAAATGGAGCATAAGACTGCGACCTGGGCGTTTTTTCACTGTACCTGTAAATATCTTTCTCTTCTCTCCAAAGCTTCATTTGGGCACTTTGGAGGCATGATGTTACTAAAAACTATTTGCCATCTGCAGGATGAGCATAAAGCAACATGTCAACCTCTGCAAAGTGATGTAACGATGGAAGCCATCGTGAAAGCCCGTAATGGTTCTGTTCTGGGAAAGGGATCCATACTCAAAATGTATTTTTTTCCTGGGCAGAGAAGGTCAAGCAGCATGAACTTCCGTGGTACACCACATGTTATCAAGGTATCTAACTGTGCAACTAACCAATGTGAACTCCATATTTGCTCGCTAGATGTATATACAGTTCTATCATTATTATCCTTATTTATTTCTGTGAGTTAAACCTTCTATGTTATTCAAACATTCTGACCCATAAGGGTAGCTAAACTTAGTGTAAGAATTCAGGCTTCTATTGTAAAATTTATCTTACTAGTTCACACCATGTGCAGTGCTCTATTAGGACCGCAAACCCTTTTGTTTTTTAGGAATCACCGGTGGGGTGGGGATTGAGACTAGAGTTTCCCCACCTGAATATACTACTCAAAGTGGATCTGAAATACAAAAAGAGTGTTACATAGGCACATGAAATTACAGACTTGAGGAGATAGTGAGCTGGGGCTGAACACAGCAGTGCTATTTTCTGAAGCTGAGGTTTATATGTAGTACATAGGCAAGTCGGTTGCTAAACCAACAATGCAGCTCTAGCAGCTACCAGTACAGGCAAGTCTAATTGACCACCTAGATGTCAGCATTCATACTGTCTTACAGACTAAGAAAGGCTAAGCCGACTTATACTATACTAGCTAATAAAGTAGAAGGCACAAGTGATGCACCGGGTTATGGCTAGTGTGCCTGATCTTCACGAACTGGAGGTGGAGTAGGGAAGAACATGAAGACCTCAGGAACTAAGGTGAAATGACAAGCAATCACAAGGGGAACATAAGATCCTCTAGCCAACACACACATTATATAACCAAAATCTACACAAAGAGGTCCAATTGATCCAACAACTCCAAAGGAAACAGGTAAGACAAGAGTAGATAGTTCGTCTCAAATCCTAAGAGAACGGGGTCTTGTGCTTCATGGAAGCCTTCACCTGGAGGTGGTCTTTAACTCCTCGGAGTCTTCTCCACCAGGGAGGTCTTGATTCCACTAGGGGAGgatagatgagcaaagctctctcaattTTTTAGTTTATGCTTTGCTAGCCCTAGATCTAAAGAGACGGTCTGGGGGCTTGCCCTATTGCTCTCGGTCTGGCCAGGACGCGGTAAATTGAGGTAGCCACATCGTCTCTGCTAGGAggaacacccacatgtagttggtGCAGTCATCAACCAACTGCAAGAAATAGTGACAGCCACGTGGGTTGCGTTGGTCTTTATATGTCACCATTGACAAGGTCGAGGCATCCTCAACCGTGAATTTTGCCTTCTTGGGGGAAGGAGTTTGCTGGTGTTTATGGTGATGTAAACATCGTAGAGTTGGTCCACATGCTCGAGCTTCGGCAACACACGCACCATCTTGTCGCGAGACATGTGCCGCGATGCGTTGAAGCAGTCGTGGCGTGCAGCAAGACACACATGATGAGCGACGTTGAAGCTCACCACATGTGGCGGGTGCAGTCATCAACCAACAACAAGAAATAGTGATGACCCATGGGTTGTGGGCATGAGTGTTTCAGACACGTGTCACCATGCAGAGGTCAAGTTGCCCTTCAGCCGTGAAGTTCGCCCTCTTAGCGAAAGGTGTTCGTCGATGCTTGGTGGTGATGCAGGCATCGCAGAGTTGGTCATCCTCAAGCTCCCAAGTGCCATCTTGTGGTGAGACATGGGCCTTAGTGTCGCGAAGGAGTTGCAGCGTGCAACGAGGTACACATGGTAAGCGATGTTGAAGTGCACCACATATAGCCGGTTGTGTATGTGTGGCACCATGACAAGGTGATGCTTCTCCGTGTCTTAGATGCAAGGGATTCCTTGGTTGATGTGGATGGCGGCGCCATTCTCGTCCAGCTTCCCCAAGCTCATGATGTTGTTGCGGAGCAGAGGAATGTAGTAGACACCCATTAAGACTTTGTGCGCGCCCAACTTGTCAATGAAAGCGACCGAGCTGCAGCCTTGGACGCTCACAACCAAGCCATCCCCGAACGTGACGGAGCCAACCGCAGAGTGATCGAGCTTGGAGAAGACCTCCCGTGGCCTGTCATGTGATTGGTTGGCTCTATATTGAGGTACCACCCCTCCAGATGCTCGATCGTCCGTAGTTTCGAGGAATGCCTTTGCCCGTGGCCCTTCCTGTTGCATGCCCTCGTCGTCCTCATGGGCTTGGGTGAGGTGTGCCCTTGCCTTACCTGGATTTGCGGCAGTCCTTTGCCCAATGCTCAAGGCGCTGTAGTTGCGGCATCTCTCATGCTCGTCATCCTAGGTGCCCTCTTGGCAGCGGGCATGTTGCTTATTTTCTTTTGCACGCCATGGGGCATCACCACCCACTGCTCGGCTTAGGGAGTCCCGGAGGTTCCCTCTCCGCCCTGCCTTTCCTTCATCCGGGTGAGCCACTGCTCCTTAGTGAAGTAGAGGTGTAGAGTTTGCCGCTAAACATGATTGGCTGATC
Proteins encoded:
- the LOC123096902 gene encoding paladin, with the protein product MEVGEMDDVQAVGEQVISSRGGSVLGKKTILKSDHFPGCQNKRLTPHIDGERREYSLSPFFFQAGSLRVHGVAMPTMEGIVNVLNHIGAQKKGKQTRVLWHSLREEPVIYINGRPFVLRDAERPFSNLEYTGINRERVEQMEFRLKEDILQEASRYGNKILVTDELPNGQMVDQWESVMSDTVKTPLEVYEELQHQGYLVDYERVPITDEKAPKEGDFDNLVHRISQVDMETEIVFNCQMGRGRTTTGMVISTLVYLNRIGASGIPRTSSIGKVFYAGNDVDDYSPSSEEAILRGEYAVIRSLVRVLEGGVEGKRQVDKVIDKCDSMQNLREAIATYRNSTLRQPDEMKREASLSFFVEYLERYYFLICFAVYVHSVSSAHQATSSGVNFSDWMRARPELYSILRRLLRRDPMGALGYSSSKPTLPKIIESADGRPHEMDVVAAMRNGEVLGRQTVLKSDHCPGCHNLNLPERVEGAPNFREIPGFSVYGVANPTVDGIRAVIQRVSTSKGNRPILWHNMREEPVIYIHGKPFVLREVERPYKNMLEYTGIGRDRVERMEARLKEDILREAERYDGAIMVIHETDNGEIFDAWENVNNEAVLTPLEVYKCLDSEGLPIKYARVPITDGKAPKSSDFDTVAFNVAAACKDAALVFNCQMGRGRTTTGTVIACLLRLRINHGRPIGMPAIQNNHEDTIDADYSSGEETMDHNGHLNSESWKPHTLTELHPRFDINDILLLRKITRLFDNGIECRQILDTVIDKCSALQNIRQAVLQYTKVISQQNMEPRVRRVALNRGAEYLERYLKLIAFSAYLGSEAFDGFCGQGETKISFKNWLQQRPEIQTMKWSIRLRPGRFFTVPDEHKATCQPLQSDVTMEAIVKARNGSVLGKGSILKMYFFPGQRRSSSMNFRGTPHVIKVDGYPVYSMATPTVDGAREVLSYLGCKDTTGRDIIQKVVITDLREEVVVYIKGTPFVLRELDQPVDTLKHVGISGPMVENIEARLKEDILSEVKQLEGRLLLHQEEFNTATNQCSVLGYWEHIDLEDVMTPAEVYSTLRDQGYCIDYKRIPLTREREALAADVDSIQSSINESSRYYLFISHTGYGGVAYAMAITCLRLGADAKFVMEQTAETHFVSSSLTKSVSVKTFTDIALRQGDYRDILNLTRALIHGPKSKEEVDKVIDRCVGAGDLREDILQYRKALRDCSHDDDDDEARSYLMDMGTKALRRYFFLITFRSYVHCTSLHEVTFASWMEARPELGHLCDNLKLDR